A stretch of [Clostridium] innocuum DNA encodes these proteins:
- a CDS encoding sigma 54-interacting transcriptional regulator, translated as MRRKSRVADTLKQLCADISLSSIQEGYEGVSAQQLSDFMGMDRANVSKELNQLFQENAVIKITGRPVYYFDRERMEVLLAHSLERFAVSSLQEYLQERGEVYTENDFDKLIGSDKSLKTMINKAKAAMIYPPFGLHTLLVGPTGAGKTMFAEIMYQYAKDHGVLQKTAPFVIFNCAEYADNPQLLLGQLFGYVKGAYTGADRESEGLVEKAQNGVLFLDEIHRLPPEGQEMLFMLLDKGEYRKLGANETSKDARVLIIAATTENLESSLLQTFLRRIPMTITMPSLEERSIEERYELIEKFFRQEYNQVKIPIQVKAKVMRALLSYDCKGNIGQLKADIRLLCANGFLEHISRQDNVIRITLSLLQEHIYHGLLNSGKQKEVDDFLTIHDQEIFVYDQETKLEHYDGEFLNIYEEMNRRFQDYEAKGFDNANINRHMRMYIETYIKTLSNQIEESGSEAMLYKIVPIHVYHAVEVALQLAQQRLGYPISKKVYTAMALHISALMENKRKEHELNANVYDVLSENPNEYHVAMEIMSFLQKELEIPFPPQEIVFFTMFLCIEKDKPQVNGAIALLALAHGNGVARNMVDVANALLDTRHGHALDMSLHQSVDDFLETVTRKVKEIDEGKGVLILVDMGSLLSFGEIITQKTGIPTKTIDMISTPFVLEALRKTMLSEYTLDDLYRELRSYTPYIGKLYSKEIKQKALHQNVIVTTCLSGEGAAVKLGELIRSAIPAIDEYHIDIVACNTESFKEKHLENKRILAVVGARDLHLEDTLYISSDKIILEDGLAKIAQIISTALGVEDREPVSSNIVMNNFLKESLVFLDPIKADDVIRKSFQVISKMWDIDDYNRILIGYMMHVGCMIERCIRGAEMEYDACQERIQRNEKLYRLVRTAMKIIEREFQIRISDTEVAYIMDNFDTE; from the coding sequence ATGCGGAGAAAATCCAGGGTAGCAGACACATTGAAGCAACTCTGTGCAGACATCAGCCTTTCTTCCATACAGGAAGGCTATGAGGGGGTCAGCGCACAGCAGCTATCCGATTTCATGGGGATGGATCGGGCGAATGTAAGTAAAGAACTGAATCAGCTTTTTCAGGAGAATGCAGTTATCAAGATCACCGGAAGACCGGTTTATTATTTCGACAGGGAACGCATGGAGGTCCTGCTGGCGCATTCACTGGAACGTTTTGCTGTTTCCTCTCTGCAGGAATATTTGCAGGAACGAGGAGAAGTGTATACCGAAAATGATTTCGATAAGCTGATCGGCAGTGATAAAAGTCTGAAGACGATGATCAACAAGGCAAAGGCGGCTATGATCTATCCGCCGTTTGGCCTGCATACACTGCTGGTGGGACCAACAGGTGCGGGTAAGACGATGTTTGCGGAAATCATGTATCAGTATGCCAAGGATCATGGTGTACTGCAAAAGACTGCACCGTTTGTTATTTTCAACTGTGCCGAATATGCGGATAATCCACAGCTTCTGCTGGGACAGCTGTTCGGATATGTAAAGGGTGCCTATACCGGCGCAGACAGGGAAAGTGAAGGTCTGGTGGAAAAGGCACAAAACGGTGTCCTCTTTCTGGATGAAATTCACCGGCTGCCTCCGGAGGGGCAGGAAATGCTGTTCATGCTGCTGGACAAGGGAGAATACCGCAAGCTGGGAGCCAATGAAACTAGCAAGGATGCCAGAGTGCTGATCATCGCCGCAACAACGGAAAACCTGGAATCCAGTCTGCTTCAGACCTTTTTACGAAGGATACCGATGACGATCACCATGCCTTCTCTGGAGGAGCGCTCCATTGAAGAGCGCTATGAGCTGATTGAAAAATTCTTCCGTCAGGAATATAACCAGGTCAAAATTCCTATTCAGGTTAAGGCCAAGGTCATGCGGGCTTTGCTGTCCTACGATTGCAAGGGGAACATCGGGCAGCTGAAGGCGGATATCCGCCTGCTCTGTGCCAACGGCTTTCTGGAGCATATATCCCGTCAGGATAACGTGATTCGCATTACTTTGTCCTTACTGCAGGAGCATATCTATCACGGTCTTTTAAATTCCGGCAAGCAGAAGGAGGTTGATGATTTTCTGACCATACATGATCAGGAGATCTTCGTCTATGATCAGGAAACAAAGCTGGAACACTATGATGGCGAGTTTTTGAATATTTATGAGGAAATGAACCGCCGTTTTCAGGATTATGAGGCAAAGGGCTTTGACAATGCAAACATCAACCGTCATATGCGCATGTATATCGAAACCTATATCAAAACCTTAAGCAATCAGATTGAGGAATCCGGGAGTGAAGCAATGCTTTACAAAATTGTACCGATTCATGTATATCATGCAGTAGAGGTTGCCCTGCAGCTGGCTCAGCAGCGACTTGGCTATCCGATTTCCAAAAAGGTGTATACGGCAATGGCGCTGCATATATCCGCGCTGATGGAAAACAAGCGTAAGGAGCATGAGCTGAATGCAAACGTCTATGACGTTCTCAGTGAAAATCCGAATGAATATCATGTGGCAATGGAAATCATGAGCTTCCTGCAGAAAGAGCTGGAAATTCCGTTTCCACCGCAGGAAATCGTCTTCTTTACAATGTTTCTGTGTATTGAAAAGGATAAGCCGCAGGTAAACGGAGCGATTGCACTTCTTGCACTGGCACATGGAAACGGTGTGGCACGCAATATGGTGGATGTTGCCAACGCGCTGCTGGACACACGCCATGGTCATGCGCTTGATATGAGCCTGCATCAGAGTGTGGATGATTTTCTGGAAACGGTGACACGCAAGGTGAAGGAAATTGATGAGGGAAAGGGGGTGCTCATTCTTGTCGATATGGGCTCCCTGCTATCCTTTGGAGAAATCATTACACAGAAAACCGGAATTCCAACAAAGACAATCGATATGATATCCACACCGTTTGTACTGGAAGCTTTGCGGAAAACGATGCTGAGCGAATATACACTGGACGATTTGTATCGCGAGCTGCGAAGCTATACTCCATATATCGGAAAGCTGTACTCCAAGGAAATCAAGCAAAAGGCCCTGCACCAGAATGTCATTGTAACGACCTGTCTGAGCGGCGAAGGGGCAGCGGTTAAGCTGGGAGAGCTGATTCGCTCCGCCATACCTGCCATAGACGAATATCATATCGATATTGTTGCATGCAATACGGAATCCTTTAAAGAAAAGCATCTGGAAAATAAACGTATTCTTGCCGTTGTCGGTGCCAGAGATCTGCATCTGGAGGATACGCTGTACATATCCAGTGATAAAATCATTCTGGAGGACGGTTTGGCAAAAATCGCACAAATCATATCCACAGCGCTTGGGGTTGAAGACAGGGAGCCGGTTTCCTCCAATATCGTCATGAATAATTTTCTGAAGGAATCGCTTGTGTTCCTTGACCCGATAAAAGCAGATGATGTGATACGCAAATCCTTCCAGGTCATATCCAAGATGTGGGATATTGACGACTATAACCGGATACTGATTGGTTATATGATGCATGTCGGATGTATGATTGAGCGCTGTATTCGCGGTGCGGAGATGGAATATGATGCCTGTCAGGAACGTATTCAGCGAAATGAAAAGCTGTATCGTCTTGTCCGTACAGCGATGAAAATCATTGAGCGGGAATTTCAAATCCGCATCTCTGACACAGAAGTGGCTTACATCATGGATAACTTTGACACAGAATGA